From a region of the Butyrivibrio sp. AE3004 genome:
- a CDS encoding glycoside hydrolase family 88 protein, with amino-acid sequence MNQETIEQMIRVTSTDLLEINNYSAKDLMKDAAKKALGRATTNRDPMFWPAGLLMLGLTEAVFAPSGEVLGLISDPVRENAIAVLRSYFDKWIKSGSDAHYVDDSIAGVALINLFKGTDEKRYQHGAVKIANFLAQCPKNSEESIIYNPSKGNDLVYADGAGQSAMFLSKYATEFHKKNALLLAAKQLINFHSNGFDERSGLPYHAFSLSSEKKLGIIGWGRAVGWLMMGYSELLANLQKESDHSENAISDSLLKSTSDKLMSDFYSLIKVALSYQRPDGGFSWLLPAVAGEADTSATAMIAYSMASWLRSGAFHSHAAELSSEVKKSLISAKDFLIENTENGSVSGSLSGCEDIAVHRQTYGHYPWGQGSALAFLSIL; translated from the coding sequence ATGAATCAGGAAACAATTGAGCAAATGATACGTGTAACCTCTACCGATCTTTTGGAAATCAATAACTACTCCGCAAAGGATCTGATGAAAGACGCTGCCAAGAAAGCATTGGGCAGAGCTACAACAAATCGTGATCCCATGTTCTGGCCTGCGGGTCTTTTGATGCTTGGCCTTACGGAAGCTGTTTTTGCTCCTTCCGGAGAGGTTCTGGGACTCATTTCAGACCCGGTCAGAGAAAATGCCATCGCTGTTCTTCGTTCATACTTTGATAAATGGATCAAATCCGGAAGTGATGCCCATTACGTTGATGATTCAATTGCAGGTGTTGCCCTGATTAATCTTTTCAAAGGCACGGACGAAAAGCGCTACCAGCACGGAGCTGTAAAAATAGCGAATTTCCTTGCTCAATGCCCAAAAAACTCCGAAGAAAGTATTATTTATAATCCTTCAAAGGGAAATGACCTTGTTTACGCTGACGGCGCAGGACAATCCGCTATGTTTCTTTCAAAATACGCTACGGAATTTCACAAAAAGAATGCTCTTTTGCTTGCAGCAAAACAGCTTATCAATTTTCATTCAAACGGCTTTGATGAAAGATCCGGCCTTCCATATCATGCTTTTTCCCTATCATCCGAAAAAAAACTTGGAATAATAGGATGGGGCCGTGCCGTTGGGTGGCTGATGATGGGTTATTCCGAGCTACTTGCAAACCTTCAAAAGGAATCAGATCATAGTGAAAATGCTATCAGTGACTCGCTCCTAAAAAGCACTTCTGATAAACTGATGTCAGATTTTTACAGTCTGATAAAAGTGGCATTGTCCTATCAAAGACCGGATGGCGGCTTTTCCTGGCTTCTGCCCGCTGTAGCCGGAGAAGCGGACACTTCCGCCACCGCAATGATTGCTTATTCAATGGCCAGCTGGCTACGAAGCGGTGCATTCCATTCACATGCAGCAGAGCTTTCATCGGAAGTAAAAAAGTCTCTTATAAGTGCTAAGGATTTTCTTATTGAAAACACAGAAAACGGCTCTGTTTCAGGTTCTCTTAGCGGCTGCGAAGACATAGCAGTCCACAGGCAGACCTATGGTCACTATCCCTGGGGGCAGGGCTCTGCTCTCGCATTTTTAAGTATATTATAA
- a CDS encoding glycosyl hydrolase 115 family protein, whose product MGITIRQYSSIVVTISERESEAVKLAVSNLIRDFKRVLQTNTEIHDPDSQQILVGTVGVCEDFEEEDLVGLFSSHGRRRKEAYVIRDRRGRLVIAGSDRRGTVFGIYEFCRTQLGVSPWYFMADVPIHPKSEITLPDDYHVSDHPSIEYRGIFINDEEELDHWAQKYLGETTIGIKTYEKIFELMLRLKMNYLWPAMHVNAFNSNPENAKLADKMGIVIGTSHCDMLMRSNNKEWRPWLEKKGYDKMPYDFTASEKSRDAIIEYWQEAVEQNKDYEVTYTLGMRGINDTEFEPVALAGLRGDELRDAKIELLQDVISAQEQILDNTLEYSPMKIFVPYKEVLELYDNGLNIPDDFTLIWVNDNYGHVRRYPNEIEKRRMGGNGLYYHNSYWAPPGASYLFLCSIPLSQTRNELKKAYEEGIRKLWVTNFGAIKPLEQQMTYYAQLAWDIGKGDTICADEIEFLAKWIDETFSGHHGKKLAPMLVEFDQLTNVRKVEQMDVDAFSQTAYTDEAVSRIHRYEYMFKTGNRIYHSLPDNEKDAFFQLVLMKIHAAYYTYAMYYYADRSNLCLKQGKTHSAADYTTRSLSFDHARRSMLYFYNHVMADGKWDGVMTPEDFPPPRTAMHPACKPPIYKSEDHLIVTCQNEENSLTFVKPVEKWFEVANAGENEIVVTVDLPSWLRITDDSMVGFEGHGDIRICGEERLLLEVDWNQVSDMIELMTKKGEVKADDPVVSIKDSIHVMALMTGESHIIAVEAKLFRGITLLGQGNIVFPPHMEDDGMLRIEADMVRDLQGAWVRIPNLGRQRGSLVEARTEGATLTYEVTVTSSGAFLLELHRFPSLNAVGRIRIGVSVDENPMEVIESKANDEFKGEWKNNVRNNVDKLYLRLPNIKPGSHRIIFHAVDKYFSFSRFVIYTRERQENTLGIRGGDLRLPLSFDAAGFSWDFYGKEAYELPPRPVYYAFRKQKGNCLEIGEHMEFLPHYGSPLPAAEIVGQGEHTSVEKDGRILIEAASALAESKAAYTEGKGWDYCNAPSHGETGLAMYIRDEKALERYRGTTWGGMSAIKKAPSLHYNIETRGGTYRIWGKILMWDADKAHFTIGVDDKIYSERDLYGGQSVWRFSAENIWRWIPLVDVKLRGGKHTLRYYALSAGVRVEQFYLTATDELPPPMV is encoded by the coding sequence ATGGGGATAACTATCAGACAGTACTCATCGATTGTGGTGACAATCAGTGAGCGCGAATCTGAAGCGGTCAAACTGGCGGTTTCTAATCTAATCCGCGATTTCAAACGTGTACTTCAAACAAATACAGAGATTCATGATCCCGACTCACAACAAATACTGGTCGGGACAGTTGGCGTGTGTGAAGATTTTGAGGAAGAGGATCTTGTAGGTCTTTTCAGTTCTCATGGCAGAAGAAGAAAAGAAGCCTACGTCATCCGTGACAGGAGAGGACGTCTCGTAATAGCAGGTTCTGACAGGAGAGGAACGGTTTTCGGGATATATGAATTCTGCAGAACACAGCTTGGGGTATCACCATGGTATTTTATGGCTGATGTTCCGATCCATCCTAAGTCGGAAATTACACTTCCGGATGATTATCATGTTTCGGATCATCCGAGTATTGAATACCGCGGGATTTTTATTAATGACGAAGAGGAGCTGGATCACTGGGCACAGAAATATCTGGGTGAGACAACCATAGGCATTAAGACCTATGAAAAAATATTTGAGCTAATGCTAAGGCTTAAGATGAACTATCTTTGGCCTGCCATGCATGTAAATGCATTTAATTCTAATCCTGAAAATGCAAAGCTTGCAGATAAAATGGGAATCGTAATAGGAACCTCCCATTGCGATATGCTCATGCGCAGTAATAACAAGGAATGGCGTCCGTGGCTTGAAAAGAAGGGATATGACAAAATGCCGTATGACTTTACCGCATCGGAGAAGAGCCGTGACGCAATTATTGAATATTGGCAGGAGGCAGTTGAGCAGAATAAAGATTATGAAGTGACCTATACTCTTGGTATGAGAGGGATCAATGATACAGAATTCGAACCTGTTGCACTTGCGGGGCTTCGAGGTGATGAACTGCGAGATGCCAAGATAGAGCTTCTGCAGGATGTAATAAGTGCTCAGGAGCAGATTTTGGACAATACTCTTGAGTATTCTCCTATGAAGATTTTTGTACCTTACAAAGAGGTGCTTGAACTGTATGATAACGGATTGAATATTCCGGACGATTTTACTCTTATCTGGGTTAATGATAATTATGGCCATGTAAGGCGTTATCCCAATGAAATCGAAAAACGCCGAATGGGTGGAAACGGGCTGTACTATCATAATTCATACTGGGCTCCTCCAGGGGCATCATATCTTTTCCTTTGTTCCATTCCGCTTTCACAGACAAGGAATGAATTAAAAAAAGCATATGAAGAGGGCATCCGAAAGCTGTGGGTGACTAATTTCGGTGCGATAAAACCTCTTGAGCAGCAGATGACATATTATGCTCAGCTTGCCTGGGATATTGGCAAGGGAGACACAATTTGTGCAGATGAGATTGAATTTTTGGCAAAGTGGATAGATGAAACCTTCAGCGGACATCATGGGAAAAAGCTTGCGCCGATGCTGGTCGAGTTTGACCAGCTGACAAATGTGCGCAAGGTTGAGCAGATGGACGTGGATGCCTTTTCGCAGACAGCTTATACGGATGAGGCTGTGAGCAGAATTCACAGATATGAATATATGTTCAAAACAGGAAACAGAATATATCATTCTCTTCCGGATAATGAAAAGGATGCTTTTTTCCAGCTGGTTCTTATGAAAATACATGCGGCTTATTATACTTACGCCATGTATTACTATGCCGATAGAAGCAACCTTTGTCTGAAACAGGGAAAAACTCACAGCGCAGCGGATTATACGACCAGATCTCTTTCTTTTGATCATGCAAGGCGTAGTATGCTCTATTTTTACAATCATGTAATGGCTGACGGCAAATGGGATGGGGTTATGACACCCGAGGATTTCCCTCCGCCGAGAACGGCCATGCATCCGGCATGCAAACCACCGATATATAAGTCTGAGGATCACCTTATAGTGACCTGCCAGAACGAGGAGAATTCTCTGACCTTTGTTAAGCCTGTAGAGAAATGGTTTGAGGTAGCAAATGCAGGTGAAAACGAGATAGTAGTGACGGTGGATCTTCCTTCATGGCTTAGGATAACCGATGACAGTATGGTTGGCTTTGAGGGTCACGGAGATATAAGGATATGCGGCGAGGAAAGGCTTCTTTTAGAGGTTGATTGGAATCAGGTTTCCGATATGATCGAGCTCATGACCAAAAAAGGTGAAGTCAAGGCTGACGATCCTGTGGTATCAATAAAGGATTCCATCCATGTCATGGCACTTATGACCGGAGAAAGCCATATTATAGCTGTGGAGGCAAAGCTTTTCAGAGGGATAACCCTTCTTGGACAAGGCAATATAGTATTTCCTCCGCACATGGAGGACGACGGAATGCTTCGAATTGAGGCAGATATGGTCCGAGATCTTCAGGGGGCATGGGTTCGCATTCCAAATCTGGGAAGACAGAGAGGCTCTCTCGTAGAGGCGAGAACAGAAGGTGCGACTCTTACATATGAGGTTACTGTCACAAGTTCGGGAGCATTTCTTTTGGAGCTTCACAGATTCCCTTCCCTTAATGCTGTCGGAAGGATAAGAATAGGTGTTTCTGTGGATGAAAATCCTATGGAAGTAATAGAGTCCAAGGCTAACGATGAGTTTAAGGGAGAATGGAAAAATAATGTGAGAAATAATGTAGATAAGCTCTACTTAAGGCTCCCGAATATAAAGCCCGGATCTCACAGGATTATTTTCCATGCTGTTGATAAGTATTTTTCATTTTCCAGATTTGTAATTTACACGAGGGAGAGACAGGAAAATACCCTTGGAATAAGAGGCGGAGATTTAAGACTTCCGCTCAGCTTCGATGCGGCAGGATTTTCCTGGGATTTCTATGGAAAAGAGGCATATGAGCTTCCGCCGAGGCCGGTATATTATGCATTCAGAAAGCAAAAAGGAAACTGTCTTGAAATCGGTGAGCATATGGAGTTTCTGCCGCATTACGGATCACCCCTTCCTGCTGCCGAAATCGTTGGTCAGGGTGAGCACACCTCAGTTGAAAAGGATGGCAGGATTCTTATAGAGGCAGCTTCGGCACTTGCGGAATCAAAAGCAGCTTACACCGAAGGAAAAGGCTGGGATTACTGTAATGCTCCGTCGCATGGTGAGACAGGGCTTGCGATGTACATACGGGATGAGAAGGCACTTGAAAGATACAGAGGTACTACCTGGGGCGGCATGAGTGCCATTAAGAAAGCGCCCTCATTGCATTATAATATTGAAACAAGAGGAGGCACCTACAGAATCTGGGGAAAGATTCTTATGTGGGATGCGGATAAGGCTCATTTTACTATTGGTGTTGACGATAAGATATATTCAGAAAGGGATTTGTACGGCGGACAGTCGGTATGGAGATTTTCTGCAGAAAACATCTGGCGCTGGATTCCACTTGTTGATGTGAAGTTAAGAGGCGGAAAACATACCCTCAGATACTATGCACTTTCAGCCGGAGTCCGTGTTGAACAGTTTTATCTTACGGCAACGGATGAATTGCCGCCTCCAATGGTATGA